In the genome of Arvicola amphibius chromosome 2, mArvAmp1.2, whole genome shotgun sequence, the window TTCTGCAGCacccctggaggaggaggaggtcccACAGCTCATGCGGACCAAGAGCGATGCCAGCTGTATAATCCAGAGGAGGCCCAAGTCCCGGGCACCCGGCGAAGCCCAGAAGATACGACGTCACCGGTTCTCCATCAATGGACACTTTTATAACCACAAGGTAATATCTCTATCTGCTCTTTCCTGGGCCCTGAACCTGAGAGAACAGGAATTATTCCCCAGCACAGAAGAGCAGGCCCCGTAAAATTAGGCATTGGTCCCAATCCTCCAACAGCCTTCAAGGTAACTGCTGTTGGCCCGTGCTGACAGCTCAAGAGGATGACCCAAAGCCACAACAGCATAACACTCCCATCCACATGCAGGGCTTCCCCACATAGCCACTATCTAAATTCTCTAAGTTGCATGGTTTTGGGGTCAAGGAAGCCATAAGCAGACAATAATGCCGTTTATCTTTAATGAGCCCGTTCTTATGAGGCTGCCACTTGGGGTCATTTGGTCATTCCACGGGAACATCAGGTACCAAGCAGTCCCTCTCCCTGGGTAATTAAACTGACATGCTAACCTGTGTCCAGGGCATGTGTGTCTTTTCCCAGAGAACctggggatctctgagttcccagCTCTTCTCCTTTTGTACAAGTAGGCATTGTACTGACCTTCCCCTAATTACATCATTCTGTTAACACACGAGCTATAAAAGGAACAGTTGACTGTTACTAAAATTGGAAAGAGTGGCCATCTGGGTGAGGCCCCGCCTAGAGTGTACCTTTACAGGCCGACTCCTGCAAtgccagggaggaagagggacGAGTCCAGTTGAAGCGGTTGCGCTTCTCAAAGGGTGATTCATTGGAAGGAAGCACAGGCTGCAGACAGCAGTCTTTAACCAAAATAACAGTTTTCACCTCCTTTGGCCTCTATTCACAATTATTGTTCTTAGGAACTGGGGTACAGATCCCTTAAGCTACACACAACAGTGAGAAATAATTCCCAGCATTGATTTTCCGGGGTGCTTGTTCAAGGTCGTATTTCTGAGGACGTTCAGGCTGTGCTCTGATCAGTTCATCATAAGTTGAAAGCAGAAGGTGAAAATGTGTCTCCCTCCCAAGCCACAGTGCCTCACAGCTCAGAAGCAGCACAGTCCCCTACAGAGCTTGGGTTCCTTTTCACATGTTTATGTGGCTAACTGGGAGCTGCAGACACTGTTGCTGCCTGGCATCGAGAGTAGGCACTGTATTCCCTAATGCTGGTGGAGGGGTGGAAGGATCCACACTTAAATTTCAAGATACGGTTTTATGAATGTGCGTATGTTTTGCACTGTCCTAAAGTTAAAAACTGTGAGTCAGACCATCCTAAACTAGGGGCTATCCGTGCGATGTGTTACAGGAAAAGGCAAGGTACTTGGCAAAAGTCTAACATGCCTCCCATGccaaaaaaatattgtaaataaccaggcatggtgataaaATACTGTAATCCTGttttgaggccagtttgagctGTGTCACTGGTTcaaggccacatagtgagaccttatctaaggataaactaaaaataaataaatataaaaaagaattctggCGGTGTGCTTTACGTTGGCCGAGTACTTGTAGATGATTagtatgtgcaaggccctgggttcaatttccaggaccacaaaagaataaaagttatTTGCTTGGCATGATGATACCCACTTGGAATCCTGGCCCTCAGGAGGTTAAAGCAAGAAGGTCTTcagttccaagccagtctggcCTGTCAGGtcagaacctgtttcaaaaagtatgAACAGatacttaaataaataactatgaaGAGATCCATGTAGTTGGGGCGTGGAGTGCTGGGGGAGAGGGTCTTGGTATTATCTGTGCCTAAGAGTGAAAGCTGATGCTTGAGGCATTATACAAGCCATGGGAAGCCTTCACACATTTTATAAAGGGGGATTCTGGTATTGTAGTACACAGGTTGAAGGCCTGGCATTCTTCTCCAAAGGTAGTTTCTGAACCAGCAAGTCGCTTTTGGAGTGAGAGATGTAGGAAGATCAAGGTGGGGCTGCAGGAAGCTGGGCCAGACCACACTTCGTTATTTGGGGGATTTTAAAAGGTGGCCCCATGAGCAGCAATGTGGAGAAGATGCTAGAAGGTGAGAGGGAAGGGCCCGCTGGCAAACCTGGAGGCCTCTGCTGGAACAACACTTGGAGATGAGTGTGTAGACTCTGATGCTGATGCGGTCAGCAGGAAGAGTGAAGGAGAGCCCCGTGCTCCATCCCAATGACCTACTTCCGGGGTCCTGGTTTCCAAGATCCAAAGCGCTGCTATGGACGGATGTATAGAGTGTTAAGCATCTTCTTCAGAGTGCTCTAGGGACAAACACTGTAATTGCTCCCTGAGTATCCCCAGGTCTAGGAACAACCCTCATGGTCATGGGTAGGAACAGGGGTTCTGAGAAGTAGCTTCCCGACATTGCTTAGGTCTCTTCAGAGCTTTAACACCAACCTGTGTCTCTTCTGGACCTGCCCTGAGCTATCTGTCTGCTCTACACAGACCTCCGTGTTCACTCCTGCCTATGGGTCCGTGACCAATGTCCGGGTTAACAGCACCATGACCACCCAGCAGGTGCTCACCCTGCTGCTCAACAAGTTCCGGGTAAGTGTGACCACAGGGAAGCAACCTTGCCCAGAAGCAGGAAGTGCTTTGATGAGAGGTGGGAGAATTGGGATTGCTGTGAATGGCTGCCTTGATACTTGAGGAAAAGTCTAGCAAGATTTCCTCTGAAATTCCCAGTATCCCCGGGGTTTTAGGCAAGGGAGGGTATGGGGTGGTCTGTTCCCTTTCATTAAAAATGCTGCCGTCTGATTTCTTTTGCCTGCCTGTGTAGGTAGAAGATGGTCCCAGTGAGTTTGCACTCTACATTGTCCATGAGTCTGGGGGTGAGTGACGCCTTCCGGTGTTCATTTGGCAAACTTGTCATCTTCCTTCCACACTGTCCTCTTCACCATCAAACTTGGTTCCATTCTGAGACTCCCTCTCAAACAGTGAGGATGAGCCTCCTCAGGGCTCTTCCCATTAGTGGAGCATTATGTAGCTCAGTTAGGGAGGTAGGGCTTGTGTGCCAGTGGATGCAAGTTGTATCTGCACTTGTAGAACCTCAGGGTCCCTCTGCAGTCCCATGGGCAGCTTCTTGTCACTGGACAGCTCTTGTATTCCCAAGTCTATGGTCACCCCTGTCTACTCTGCCCCTCTTTGCTCTGAGCTGAGCCTTCATTAAGTGATACTATAGGACAGAAATTTCCCCCCTCTACTGACACTCATTGAATGGACCTATGAAGCACACGAACCAAATGCAGGTTTACAAGAGGAACACATAACCATGGGAAAGATGAATTACTCAAAGAAGTGCCCGGAACTCTTTTGCCATAGCAAGGACATCAGCTtttagagaaatgagaaaatgaagagggGCAGGCGGGTCTTTGAGCCAGGATGGTAAACAAGAGGAAGGCCAAGGATCTGGaactactctctctttttttttgcagCATTCACTGCGTGGATTTCTCTGTTGCTGCCTCTAGGTTAACAGGGTCTAGAGTCGAGTCTGGTATTAACTTCTGTCCTTGGTAGGAAGTAGATGAGAGGCCTCAGCAGATTTAGGTCTTGCTGTCAGACAAGTGAGGGGAGGCATCTGGTTCTTGTCACTTGCCTCAGCTGGACACAACCCTGAGTCCAGGTAGCTGACCTAGGGTGGCTGCTTCTTCTGCCCTTCAACGAGATCACATGTCTCCCAAGATGCAGACCCGCGGAGGTCTGAGAAACAGTCCCTGAACATCTGCTTTCTATCATACCCTTGTCCTGGTAAAGTAAATAAACGAGGGGGTGGGTAATCCTAACAGTTCATAAATTCTGTAAAACGCCCTCTGTTTCAGAGCAGACAAAATTAAAAGATTGTGAGTACCCGCTGATATCCAGAATCCTGCATGGGCCTTGTGAGAAAATCGTCAAGATCTTTTTGATGGAAGCCGACTTGAGCGAGGAAGTACCCCATGATGTGAGTGGGGCCAGAGCTGAAAGCCCGCTCTATGGGAAGGGGCTAGAGATAAAGAGAGGACCCCTCAGGGCCCCGAAGGAGCTCTGGGCCAGAGTCCGACCAGGCAATGTATTTTAGGTTCCCACAGCTGACCTGTCACTTAGGGGACAGAAGAACTGGAGTCCTAGGAGATCCCAGCCCTGCCCTTTTCCTCAAAAGGAAAACCCTTTACTTCATCACAGCATGCTTTTGTTGTTATCACGTTAAAGATCCACAAAGAGCTCCTTAACTCTAGGGCCAACTCAAGGGCAGCAGACATTAAATCCCAGTGGTCAAACTATAAGCATATGTCCAGACCCTAAACAAAAGGGCCTGTGGGGTATGGGTCCCCAAGAAGAATTTGTGGCTGTCTCCCTCATCTTCCCAGGGCTGGTACAGCTTCGTTCCATTGTTAAACACAATGACGTTCCCACTCCCCACCCATGCCAAGAACACTCAGTGTGACAATGCCAAGGGACTGAATGCTTTTCCTAATATTCAGCTCGGCGTTTCCTCCGATGGATGATCATTGCCTTTGTGAAAAGAGCAGCTCCCATTCTCCCACCAGACAGAGCagggcagtggcagcagcagggcgGGAAGGGAGACAGCTCCTGTAGATACCAGACTTTGGCCTCAACCACTACAAAAAAACACATCTTAGACTTCTCATCTAAAGCAAGTTTTTAATGTTCTTGCATTTTCTAGGTGGCCCAGTACATTAAGTTCGAAATGCCGGAGCTGGACAGTTttgttgaaaaattaaaagaagaggaggaaagagaaataatcaaactgaccATGAAGTAAGCATCTCTTCATCAGCCAGACATGGTCCTAGTCATTAGAGGGTGTCTGCAGGGCATACCTCTGTCCAAGCAGGCAGGATTCTCCCTTCTGTGGACACCAAGTACAGTGGGGAAGCCTGCTGATGGTCCCTAGTACTTCCTCCCTACCCACCTACTCAGTACTAATAGCATTCTGGGGTGGTAGCCTTCTGAATTAAAGAACACACCCATTCAGCCTGGGCCTCTTCTCCAATGAGAGGCTTGGGACATAAGAAACTgggaaggaaaggcagaggcaggagcatggtgAGTCCAGGGTTGACTTTCTAGTTCTACTAATGACCAagttctggaaaagcaaccacaTTGAGCCTGCTGGGTAGAACCTCAGCCTAGTCTAAGGTTTTTGTACTGGCAGGAAATCTCAACCCGGTGGGAAGCAGAGATTATTGACAGCAGTGACTGAAGTAAAGCTCTGGTTGCTGTTTGTAAGAGCAAGAGTCAACAGTGAAGCTAGCATCAATCAGGACAGGCTGGGTCAGTAATGATGCTTTGGGTCCCGGTGATCTGTTTGTGCCTCAGAGATGTGTGGCACAGGGCAGGGTGTGTAGAGAACATTCATGAGGGTTGGGCAGGGAAGGACACGGTGTTCTACTCTGGGACGTGCCTGGGAGCAGGGAGCAGTTCGAATTCTGGCTTCGCACTAATGATCCCTGGAAAGCCATATCTACCCACGGACTTCCTTCCGTGCAGTTGGACTCACTCAGAGTCAGTAAAGACTCTAGAGTGAATGACCATTGGTGATGTCGCTAGAGGGTTTTAAATATAGACAGGACCTAGGAATCACCTGGCCAGTAGTTTCAGTGTGGGGCGGCCCAGGATAAGGATGCAGCTCAGGTTATTTGCGTGGCCCTGGCCAGGACACTGTCTTCTTGAAACCTAATCTATATCCCTGATGGCATCCCAGCACACCCCTGTCCCTAGCTGAGAGTCTGGGATGGATATTCCAGCACTTGTCTTTAAGGCCCTGGATAGTCTGCAGCCCTGTTGCATATCCATgatgaaggacagagatggcaGCTTCTGACCAGCCAGCTAGGAGCAGTGGTCtcagctctttctgcctccactctcCTGGCCCGCCATCCTTCACGAGACCCCTTAACTTTTGTCTCTCTCCAGGTTCCAAGCCTTGCGTCTGACGATGCTGCAGCGCCTGGAGCAGCTGGTGGAGGCCAAGTAACTAGCTGCTGCTTTCCTTTAGGGATTGTGGGAGCAAGCGTGCATGGAGCTCCAGGGACCCAGCCCTAACTGATTGCTGACCATTGGCTGCTGCCCAAGGAGTCCAGTATCCATGCTTCTTCTAACCTGTCCATAGACTTCACAGCATCCTGCATCTCTAGTCTTGGCACTGTAGTGAGCATGCGCGGGGACCCCTATGAACTTGCTAGCTAGGATTTATGTGCAAAGCTAGTCTAGGTAGTAGAGAGTCTTGGAACTGTGGTACCAGCCATGTTGCATGGTTCATAGCATGGCCAGCCTTGATGATGCATGTCTGCAGCTTGAGAGAGAAGTATTACACCTAGCCTCTGGAGAATAAGCTTCACCTGCATGCCCAGGGCCTATCCCAGAGCTTCTGCATGGCCACAAGTCCCCTGGCCTTCTCATCCATTTGAACCTTGAAACCCCCATCATCCCTTGCTTCTCATTTGCCACACAGGAActctgctggaggaggagcttcCAACAGCCTTGAGACGTGTCCTGATTCTAACCACCATTATACTATGGGGTCTTGGCCTCCAAGCCTCATTTCATAGCCAACATTCCTGGCCCAGAGGTTAGATCAGGACTAAAACTACCAAGATCCCGTCAGCTCTTGGCAGAAATCAGCCTTAACTTCTGAATGTGATCCAAAGAAATCCTTGAAAGGCGCTGCCTTCAAGAACTATGTCAAAGTTGGGGAGCTGATTCATGCAGCGTGGAAACAATACTGGCTGGCGGTGGCCCCAGAAGACAGTATTGTTGCCGTCACTGCCATCTTGTGGATGCTTCTTGCCTTCTTTGGAACTGAGCTTCCCTCTACTTCCCGTCAAAGCCTGGCAATAAGGGAATATGTCTGTCTGGGGACAAAAGACTTCTAATTCCCCAGGCCAGATACAGAGCAATTTTGTGCTGACTGATGGAAATTTCTGGAATGAATGAGAAAACTTCATCTGTAAAACTATGCAATGGTTCACATCAAGTCATGGAAGTGTTTGTCCAACGATAGCAAACTAAAGCCAGCCTCTTCCCCTAAGGTCCGCGGCCAGTGAATTTAAAGAGAAGTGTGATGAAGGCCTGCAGAGATGGAGTTCCATCTTCAATGCAGCGCACATGGAAGGTGCTCAGGGAACCCTGAACAGTAGCGCTTGAGAACGGCTGTGCAGTGTGCAGCCGCTGGGCAGGGAAGAGGGCACGTCTGGATCTTCCAGATCCAGCTCTGTCTTCATGGAGCTGCCAAGGGAGGCTTGGCTAAGTTCTCccgcctcctctctccctttcggCCCTGCCTCTTAGGTGCTTAATAAAGATCTGCTGTGTTTAACAGAAACTGCAAGGACCACGCTTTcctgtgctttttttccttttgtgtttattGCCCCGACCCACTCTCCTACTCTCCGAAGCTCTTAGACCACCATGAAGAGCCAAAGTTGGCAGGAAAACCGTCCACCCTTGGCATTGCCGGGGCTCCTTCACTGCACGCATGGACTGAGCACTGGTGTGAGGCCTGAGGCAAGGCTGCCCTGCCTGAGAACACAGGAAAGGTCTCACTGTGGGTCTGTGGGTGGCCCGAGCAACAGAGTGATCGTGTCAGAAAGTGTACCAGGCATCTTTCAAGCAGGGGCTCAGGAGTCAAGAGAAGGAATGTAGCAAGAGTCCCAGGTGGTTTTGCTGCCTTGATTTATGGCCTCGGGGGTCTAGGACAGGTGCTGTCCTTGTGTTATGCCAGGCTGGATCCTGGAGGAACAAAGATAGAGCCATGGTGATTCCTCCTCCGGAGAAGCAGAGTCTGGGGAAACAGTTGTACCTGAGAAGGAGGCCAGATAGTGAGCAGATAGTTAAGACTGAGTGCTGCTGCTGAAGACTAGAGACACCTTCCATGCCTGAGGCAAGAGAGggactctgggggggggggggagccactggagacaggaaACTCTGGGAGCAGCAGTCAACTCGGTGGCATTTCACAGCTGTCAAAGTATTATTTAAGACTTCCTTATATGTGTCACTTTTGAAATATTATCAACACCAATCTCTGAATAGCATAGGGAAAACTCTAGCAAGTTGTAAAGACAAGGAGAAATGCCCTGCGCTGCATCCTATGAAATAGTCACCAATGTTAGACGGACAGGACCACACTTGCTCTTCGGAGGCAGCTGGAAAACCTGTCTTTGCAGGGCATGGCTACAGGAGAACTTGAGACCGTGGAGGCTGTGGTTTCACGGTACACTCAGGGTGTCATCTGCTATGGACTTCGCAGCCTTTCTCCTGCATCCCTCTGTCGCTCAGACAGTAACGGTATCTAGAGAGAAAGTGAAGATTCCAGGCAGAAATTCCAAATTAGGGCTGTCCTCAGAACTcagaataaaaacagcatgagGTGGAATTAGCAAGATTACGTGATTTCAAAAGTCCCGAGCTCAGGATAAACAGGATTTGTTTGTCCAGAACAAATGACCGAACCTATAAAAGCAAGGGGGTGGGTATGGGGCGGGGGGATGACTTGTTTTTCTGAAGCGATAACCTTTAGACTTTCTCAGTGACAAAACAAAGCGTTTGTCCCAGGACACATCTGGCTCCTTGGTCCCAGGAACTATGCCAACTGTGCTGTGCGGGCACAGATGCAGCTAGAGCAGGCCATGGGCTGTCCCTGTCAGGGGTAGTGTGATTACCAGGTCCTCAGTCCATCTGCCCCTCATCAGTGGCAAGCAGGAAGCGTGGACCGGCAGTAGCAAGCATAAAAACAACCAGGTACATGTACTATATTTAGACCCCGAGAACTGCTCTTGGGTATTAGCCAGCTGCTGACGTGCTAGGAGCCTCACAGAGTCTGAGGTGGGGCTCTGTGCCCTCCAGCAGGGCTGTAACAGAAGTTTTCTGCAGGTCTGGGAGTGGGGAATTCCCAGAGTTTCCTTTTCCATCCAACCCGAAGGAAACAAAACAACGCCTCCGCCTTATCTGACAAAGTCATTGTTTAGAGTTCTATGTGAAAAGACCTGCTTTGGGATAAACGGACACTTGTTCCTAGACTCGGCCTTCCAAGTGAGCAGCTCCGCTGCACCTGGACTGTGGATTAGTCCCACCAATGACAGCAGCACCTCCATTTTAATACAGTGCttatttgtgtgcgtgcatgtgcaggTCCAAGGAACAAAACCTCAGGAAAGGGAAGTTGCCTTGCGAGGCTGTTTCTCagcttgtgttgttgttgttgttgttggtggtggtggtggtgctacTGTAGATTTTTTGTTCTAGAATAAACTATTCGAAGAGCCAGTCCACTCTGGATGAGTAGCCCCTGCCGTGTAGCTCTCCAGAGGACCTACAGCCACCGAAGGAGTCCGGTTTCTCACACCTAAGACTCCCTAGAAAGAAGATCTGCAGGGAGCTGGGGCTGTGGCCTCTCCTCTTACCATTTGTCCCCTTCTCTTTACACACGTGATTTAATTTAGTTAAACATACATGGCTCTAAAGTCTGTTTTGGTAAATGCGTACATTTGGGTTTTTCACCAAATCCGTTCCTTGTGTATGAGAACTGGCTGGCCACAGCAGGAAGTGCCATGAAACTAAAGAAAGGCACAGATAAACCCAAGAGTGCACAGTGGAACTTGTCACAGACTTACAGGCTTGCATGGCCTGGCAGCAACAAGGTGGAAGGAGTCTATCTCAATCAGGAGTAAGATGTTTAAACACTGCTCTAGACAAGCTTGGGCTGCAGCCAGTCAGTGTAGACCAGGACTTTCTCCAAAGCTGTTGACATGGCCGATATCAGCTAAGAAAAATATTGGGTGTTAGGCACCAGCACATAaagttggatttttctttgtatcaccagctcacaaaaaatgacacgatttattattaattatgaaaatttggcctatagcttaggcttgtcccactagctcttataacttaaattaacccctttatattcatctatattttgtctcatggctttttacctctcttccatcttgcatctcctgtttcttctctgtgtcttcttgtctctcctcttctctttctttgcccagaagtcccacctaacctcttcctgcctagctattggccattcagctctttattaaaccaatcagaagacacTTTGGCaaggacacatcttcacagtgtacaggaagattatcccacaacaagcACAGAATGCCCGAGAGCGTCTTAACAGGTTTGATTGTCTTTCAGGGCTGGCGGTGTATGCCAAGGTCAGCTGGTAAGCAACATGGTGGTTCTAGTGAACCTGCCTATGGTTATGTGAACTGAATCCTATACTGGAAACTAGAAACATTACTTGCCTTAATTTCCTCATCAATAAAATTTGGGTAATCATAGTTTCTACCTCAAGGGTGATGATAGTCATAGCTTACTGCAGTACAAGCAAGGCCAGAAATCTCAGCAAGACAGGAGACCTTGCTTCTCTCAAAAGTTGTGGGTCTACATAGTAGCCATGGTGTGTTCGTGTGATGCAGTTCCACACGTGTTCTCATCCTGTGTCCCAGGCTCCTTGGGGCATGTCATTATTGAAGAAGAAGGAATGAGGAGGGATATGTATCTCAAGGCTGCTTGTGGGCCACTGTGCACCTTGCATCCACTCTTGCTCTTGGCCAGTGTAAGTCTCCTCAAATATGTAGATGAACACACCCCTCACTAGGTTCTCAACGTTCcagatgctgtgaccctttaatgcagttcctcatgtggcAGCACACAATAAATTATGTTACACTAACATGTGACTTGAGGGGAAGGAACCTTGGGGGTTCaagccctttctctttttcccttttcccttgtcTACCCTAGGCCTCTCTCCTTGCTTACCTCCCATTCTACCTGCTTGCAGTGACTTTGCTCTTTTCTAACCTgacattttctcctttaaaaaaatccattatccTTTGGCTGACTCCCCAGTCTGAATATCTTTGGACCTTCtacagctgtttttttttctatacaggAAAAGGGAATAACCTACCTTTAAGTAGGACATCAAAAGAGTTATAATTCATGACTGGTAGTTCCAGTGTAGTTTTGCTCTTGAATGTTTCCCACCCCAGCATCACCCACTGCTATTGTAATGGCAGTTTGGCAATAAAATGAACAACAGACCATGTTTCTCATGTGTAATGCAAAGTTCCTGGCCCAGTTTCATATCTAGTGATAAAACACTAACTGCaaacaacttaggggagaaatGAACTTATTTCAGCCAACAggacacagtccatcattgaagggagtcagggcaggatcttaaagaagaaatcacGGAGGAATTCTGCTGCTGACTCCCTCACTGGCCTATTCTTCGCTAGCTTTCTTGTATAGATCAGGATCATTGCCCAGCGAATGATGCTACTCCCCGTAGTCTGCATCTTCTACAGCAGTGAATAATCAAGACAGTCCCCTACAGATGTGCTCAGTCTGGTGTGGTAACGCCCTTAGTCAagtctttcctctcagatgactctaagcTGGGTCaatttgacaattaaagctaatgAAGACAAAGCCATACATTATTTCATATCATCTTTAAGAAAGTCCAGATGGTGTCTGGCTTATTGAGTTGGTGTCCATGATGCAAACGTCATTAAGCTCAGTTGTCTATCATCTGCAGAGGCAGTGCCCCCTGCTGAGCAGAACTCTTTAACCAGAGATAAGAACTGAAGTGACTGTCTGGCCTCCATGGCGACATCTGCCCTGACGTGGTGATCCCAGCTTTGTGGACTGTAGctagaagatgaaagaaaaaaacaagggagTAAAGGCATTTTGTAAGCGAAGAAGCATCTTCCTGGCTCGTTCATGGGATGAATGTGTATCGAGaacctgctgcctgctgagcaCAGGTCTTAGAGCTGGGGCTATAAAGAAGATTGCTATGCACCATGTCAAACTGTGTATGCTACAATCAGGTCGTTGGCTTTTGCTGTGAGATGGGAAGACTTTGGAAGGCTTTGGCCAAGGAAGGGCAGGATCTACCTTGGTTTTTAGGGATTCACACTGAGCTGTGAAAGGAAACTTGCCCAGAAGCAAATGCAGTAATCTAGACACGGGGAACGAGGCTCTGTGGAGGCTGTAGGAGTAGAGCATCGAAAGGGGCTTGATGCTGAACATACTGTGAAGATGGACCCAACAGAATGTGATCTGGAGAAGTGAGGAATGAGGAACGAGAGAGACCCCTGGCAGTCAGGAAGATAGAGAAAGGggtctgtcttagtcagggttgctgctgctgtgaagagacccatGGCCATGACAACTCTGAtagatgaaaaacatttaattggggtgacttacattTTCATAGGTTTATTTTCACAGATTCATTATCATCAGAGTG includes:
- the Rassf4 gene encoding ras association domain-containing protein 4 isoform X1; translation: MKEDCSSSSHVPISDSKSILKSELLSLLKTYNCYHEGRSFQLRHREEEGALIIEGLLNIAWGLRRPIRLQMQDDRERVHLPSASWMPDRPSYLQKEASPQDSKVTAKEPGAQHTNKAEVSRDSSAPLEEEEVPQLMRTKSDASCIIQRRPKSRAPGEAQKIRRHRFSINGHFYNHKTSVFTPAYGSVTNVRVNSTMTTQQVLTLLLNKFRVEDGPSEFALYIVHESGEQTKLKDCEYPLISRILHGPCEKIVKIFLMEADLSEEVPHDVAQYIKFEMPELDSFVEKLKEEEEREIIKLTMKFQALRLTMLQRLEQLVEAKNSAGGGASNSLETCPDSNHHYTMGSWPPSLIS
- the Rassf4 gene encoding ras association domain-containing protein 4 isoform X2, whose product is MKEDCSSSSHVPISDSKSILKSELLSLLKTYNCYHEGRSFQLRHREEEGALIIEGLLNIAWGLRRPIRLQMQDDRERVHLPSASWMPDRPSYLQKEASPQDSKVTAKEPGAQHTNKAEVSRDSSAPLEEEEVPQLMRTKSDASCIIQRRPKSRAPGEAQKIRRHRFSINGHFYNHKTSVFTPAYGSVTNVRVNSTMTTQQVLTLLLNKFRVEDGPSEFALYIVHESGEQTKLKDCEYPLISRILHGPCEKIVKIFLMEADLSEEVPHDVAQYIKFEMPELDSFVEKLKEEEEREIIKLTMKFQALRLTMLQRLEQLVEAK